The Candidatus Hydrogenedentota bacterium genome contains the following window.
GCTCCACGGCGTTGGGGTCCAGGTCGTCGCCCCAGCGTTTCCAGGGCGCGCCCTCTTTGGGGGATGCCGGAGCGGGCGCGGCGTTTTTTTTTGTCCCGTTTGGCCATCAGGGTGCGGATTCCCCGCCGTCGTAGCGGACTTCGGCCAGGGCGAGCCCCTGGGGCGGGGCGCAGTGGCCGAGGAACGGGCCGCCCGCGGCGAGCTGGTTTTCGAGGAAGGATTCTGGGAAGCGTCCCCGGCCAATCTCGATGAGGGTGCCGCAGAGGTTGCGGACCATTTTGTAGAGGAACCCGTCGCCGTGGAACTCCAGCCGCCAGAGGCCGGTGTTGTCCGACGGGCCGCACCAGCCGCCCCGGTGCAGGGTGACGGAGTAGACGGTGCGGACGGTGGACTTCATCTGGTTGCCCGTGCTCTGGAAACCGGCGAAGTCGCGGCGCCCGGTGATTTGGGGCAGGCATTGGCGGATCAGGTCCAGGTCCACCCGGTAGGGCACGTGCCAGGCGTAGGGCGCGGCGAAGGGGTCCGGCTCGCGTCCGAAGTCGAAGGCGTAGACATAGCGCTTGGACTTTGCGGCAAAGCGGGCGTTGAACCCCGGCGGCGCGGGAGCGACCCGCTCGATGCGGATGCGGGGCGCGAGCATTTTGGAGACGGCGTGGCGCAGGCGCGCGGGCACGGGTCCGGGCCATTCGCAGGAGAAGACCTGGCCCAGGGCGTGGACCCCGGCGTCGGTGCGTCCGGCGCCCTGGATGGGCACGGCAGTGCCCGCAATCCGGGCAAAGGCCGTCTCGACGGCCTCCTGCACGGAGGGGCCGTTTTCCTGCCGCTGCCACCCGGCGAAGCCGGTCCCGTCGTACCGGACGGTGCATTTGAGGGGATGCGCGCCTGTTTCCATGGGGGGATTCTACCGCAGGGGCCGGTCCGGGCTCCACGGTGCGGCGGGTCACTTTCCCCGCGGTTGCGGAAATCTATTGACACATCGCGGGGCATTGTGCTAGTTTTTTCAATGGTGGGATGGTGTAGTGTCCCCGTCCCCGGCCTGTCCGCCGGAGTATTTGGCGTTCGGCCGGGGCAGGTTGCGTTGTCCGCCCCGCGCGCGCGCCGGTGTTTTTCCG
Protein-coding sequences here:
- the truA gene encoding tRNA pseudouridine(38-40) synthase TruA; protein product: METGAHPLKCTVRYDGTGFAGWQRQENGPSVQEAVETAFARIAGTAVPIQGAGRTDAGVHALGQVFSCEWPGPVPARLRHAVSKMLAPRIRIERVAPAPPGFNARFAAKSKRYVYAFDFGREPDPFAAPYAWHVPYRVDLDLIRQCLPQITGRRDFAGFQSTGNQMKSTVRTVYSVTLHRGGWCGPSDNTGLWRLEFHGDGFLYKMVRNLCGTLIEIGRGRFPESFLENQLAAGGPFLGHCAPPQGLALAEVRYDGGESAP